A single window of Flagellimonas maritima DNA harbors:
- a CDS encoding sugar isomerase, whose product MLDKNKILDSNKKYLQTHTETFDFLSNQLCSQGRDVTNILKKLSQFQVAIPSWALGAGGTRFGRFGFQGEPSNLEEKIDDVGILHSLTQTAGAISLHIPWDVPTDYDTVKERAKSQNIVFDAVNSNTFQDQKTAKESYKYGSLGNMTKAVREQAIQHNKEVIDIGNKLGSKSLTVWLADGASFPGQSNFQTVLQHTETSLKSIYEHLPQDWKMFIEYKPYEPNFYSTVIQDWGTSFMLANACGEKAYTLVDLGHHLPNTNIEQIVSTLMMKGKLGGFHFNDSKYGDDDLTVGSIKPYTLFLIFNALVYGMENNPQNPYPAWMIDASHNIKDPLEDLMQSLEAIQEAYAKALLVDQKGLLKAQQENDVVRCQEMLQNAYRTDVRPLLRQARLNSGGAIQPIATYRSLKIRKELIKKRGANSVASGL is encoded by the coding sequence ATTTTGGATAAAAATAAGATTCTAGATAGTAATAAAAAATACCTACAAACCCATACGGAGACGTTTGATTTCCTCTCGAACCAACTTTGCTCACAAGGACGAGACGTGACCAATATCCTGAAGAAACTATCACAATTTCAAGTAGCCATACCAAGTTGGGCACTTGGTGCAGGCGGAACCCGATTCGGTCGGTTTGGTTTCCAAGGGGAGCCATCCAATTTAGAAGAAAAAATTGATGATGTGGGAATCCTACATAGTCTTACACAAACTGCAGGGGCAATTTCATTGCATATTCCTTGGGACGTACCCACGGATTACGATACCGTAAAAGAAAGGGCAAAATCACAAAACATCGTTTTTGATGCGGTGAACTCCAATACATTTCAAGACCAAAAAACGGCGAAAGAAAGCTACAAATATGGTTCATTGGGCAATATGACAAAAGCTGTACGGGAACAAGCCATTCAACATAACAAAGAGGTTATAGACATTGGCAATAAACTGGGTTCCAAAAGCCTGACGGTTTGGTTGGCTGATGGAGCCAGTTTTCCGGGACAAAGCAATTTTCAAACTGTTTTGCAGCATACCGAAACCAGTTTAAAAAGTATTTATGAACATCTGCCGCAGGATTGGAAAATGTTTATCGAATACAAACCTTATGAACCCAATTTTTATAGTACGGTTATCCAAGATTGGGGCACCTCGTTCATGCTGGCGAACGCTTGCGGTGAAAAAGCGTATACCTTGGTCGACCTTGGCCATCATTTACCGAACACGAACATTGAACAAATTGTTTCAACATTAATGATGAAAGGCAAATTGGGCGGATTTCATTTTAACGATAGTAAATACGGTGATGACGACCTTACTGTTGGCAGTATTAAACCCTATACATTGTTCTTAATATTCAACGCCTTGGTCTACGGTATGGAAAACAATCCGCAAAATCCCTACCCTGCATGGATGATAGATGCAAGCCACAATATAAAAGACCCCTTGGAAGATTTGATGCAATCACTGGAAGCCATTCAAGAAGCCTATGCCAAAGCACTTTTGGTGGACCAAAAAGGATTGTTAAAAGCACAACAAGAAAATGATGTGGTACGATGTCAAGAAATGCTACAGAATGCATACAGAACAGATGTTAGGCCCCTTTTAAGACAAGCACGTTTGAATTCTGGTGGAGCCATACAACCAATAGCAACCTATAGAAGTTTAAAAATCAGAAAAGAATTGATCAAAAAAAGAGGTGCGAATTCTGTCGCCTCAGGACTATAA
- a CDS encoding FGGY-family carbohydrate kinase — protein sequence MMQKVTAIFDIGKTNKKIFLFDKQHQEVYREYAQFDTIQDEDGHPTEDLASLQKWLKDVFKRLLGNKEYSITAINFSSYGASLVHLDKNGKVLTPLYNYTKAIHSELIATFHEKYGPKMEFASKTGATIEGMLNAGLQLYWLKHEKPEVFNNIDTSMHLPQYISYLFTGIPLSEYTSIGCHTSLWDYSKNNYHDWVYKEGIDRVLPPIVSTATSINMDYGGKRIKIGVGIHDSSAALLPYVRSIKKKFILVSTGTWSISLNPFTERALSKEDISKNCINYMRINGKPVKAARLFLGYEYKVQVIELSNFYNVEKDKHKKIRFDSKIYTDIIKDFRPMFRWTSFSTSDMPNETIFKYDSYEYAYHHLMIELVKFQVENINLSKGNDSIKRLYIDGGFSSNDVYIKLLSHFLKDMELRTTDASLGSALGAALVISNAKLDSKFLKRNYSLKKHNPFITK from the coding sequence TTGATGCAAAAAGTAACGGCAATATTCGACATTGGAAAAACCAATAAAAAAATCTTCTTGTTCGATAAACAGCATCAAGAAGTCTACAGGGAATATGCCCAGTTTGATACAATTCAGGATGAAGACGGCCATCCGACCGAAGACCTCGCCTCTCTTCAAAAATGGTTAAAGGATGTTTTTAAAAGACTATTGGGAAACAAGGAATATTCCATAACCGCAATCAATTTTTCAAGCTACGGCGCCAGCTTGGTCCACTTGGATAAAAATGGAAAAGTTCTTACACCTCTGTACAATTATACAAAAGCTATACATTCAGAATTGATAGCCACATTCCATGAAAAATATGGGCCAAAAATGGAGTTCGCTTCCAAAACTGGAGCCACTATTGAGGGAATGTTAAACGCTGGACTACAATTGTATTGGTTGAAACATGAAAAACCCGAGGTCTTCAACAATATAGATACCTCCATGCACTTACCGCAATACATAAGTTATCTGTTTACGGGAATTCCACTTAGCGAGTATACCAGTATAGGTTGCCATACATCGCTTTGGGACTACTCTAAAAACAACTATCATGACTGGGTATACAAAGAAGGTATTGATAGGGTATTGCCACCGATAGTTTCAACGGCGACAAGCATCAATATGGATTATGGGGGCAAACGTATAAAAATCGGTGTCGGCATTCACGATAGTTCTGCTGCCCTATTGCCTTATGTTAGAAGTATAAAGAAAAAATTTATTTTAGTTTCCACTGGAACATGGAGCATTTCCCTAAATCCTTTTACCGAGAGGGCGTTATCAAAAGAGGATATTTCCAAAAACTGTATAAACTATATGAGAATCAATGGAAAACCAGTAAAAGCGGCCCGTTTATTTTTAGGGTACGAGTATAAGGTACAGGTTATCGAATTATCCAATTTTTACAATGTAGAGAAAGACAAGCACAAGAAAATCCGCTTTGATTCTAAAATTTATACCGATATAATCAAAGATTTTCGACCAATGTTTCGTTGGACAAGCTTCTCTACTTCGGACATGCCAAATGAAACTATTTTTAAGTATGACTCTTACGAATATGCCTATCATCATTTAATGATTGAGTTGGTAAAGTTTCAGGTTGAAAATATTAATTTGTCCAAGGGCAATGACTCCATTAAAAGACTATACATAGATGGCGGATTCAGCAGTAACGATGTATATATTAAATTGCTTTCCCACTTTTTAAAGGATATGGAACTGAGAACTACCGATGCTTCGCTGGGTTCAGCATTGGGTGCAGCTTTGGTCATCTCGAACGCAAAGCTCGACTCTAAATTCTTAAAGCGAAACTATTCGTTAAAAAAACACAATCCCTTTATAACAAAATAG
- a CDS encoding alpha-hydroxy acid oxidase, whose amino-acid sequence MAFNPNYPSVEDLRSKAKKRIPKFAFEYLDGGCNEDVSLARNTSEIRKIQLRPRYLRNTAISTTKTKILGMEFDAPFGIAPVGLQGLMWPNAAEILAKSAFDHNIPFILSTVTTTSIERASELTEGKAWFQLYNPAEDALRNDIIERAEAAGCKVLVLLCDVPTFGYRPRDIRNGLALPPKMTLANILQILGRPAWALNTLRFGQPTFETLKPYTPKGLNLKQLGKFMDKTFSGKLNKERIQPIRDRWKGKLVLKGVASEQDTQDAIRMGFDGIIVSNHGGRQLDAAQSSINALLEIAEKYNDQIEIMMDSGLQSGPDIARAMAAGAKFTFMGRSFLYGCGALGTNGGDHTISMLKTQFKQVMEQLCCEKVENLPKHLIKLS is encoded by the coding sequence ATGGCTTTCAACCCAAACTATCCGTCCGTAGAAGACCTTAGAAGCAAGGCAAAAAAAAGAATCCCAAAGTTTGCTTTTGAGTATCTGGACGGTGGCTGCAATGAAGATGTAAGTCTTGCACGCAACACCTCCGAAATACGAAAAATACAATTACGACCACGCTACTTGCGAAACACCGCTATAAGCACTACCAAAACAAAAATTTTGGGGATGGAGTTTGACGCCCCTTTTGGTATTGCCCCGGTTGGCCTACAAGGGCTAATGTGGCCGAATGCCGCCGAGATTTTAGCCAAATCCGCTTTTGATCACAACATTCCGTTCATTTTAAGTACGGTCACCACCACATCCATAGAACGGGCAAGCGAACTAACCGAAGGAAAAGCTTGGTTTCAATTGTACAATCCCGCAGAAGATGCATTGCGAAATGATATTATAGAACGCGCAGAAGCCGCTGGGTGCAAAGTTTTGGTATTATTATGCGATGTTCCCACATTTGGATACCGTCCAAGGGACATCCGCAATGGTCTTGCCCTACCCCCAAAAATGACCCTAGCGAATATCCTACAGATTTTGGGAAGACCGGCATGGGCTTTAAATACCCTAAGATTTGGACAGCCCACGTTTGAAACGTTAAAACCGTATACCCCAAAAGGACTTAACCTAAAACAATTGGGCAAGTTTATGGACAAAACATTTTCCGGCAAACTAAACAAAGAAAGAATACAACCGATCCGTGATAGATGGAAAGGGAAATTGGTGCTAAAAGGAGTGGCATCGGAACAGGACACCCAAGATGCCATACGCATGGGCTTTGACGGAATCATTGTTTCCAACCATGGTGGCAGGCAATTGGATGCAGCACAATCCAGTATTAACGCACTATTGGAAATAGCGGAAAAATACAATGACCAAATAGAAATAATGATGGATAGCGGGCTACAGTCGGGGCCCGATATTGCCCGCGCAATGGCCGCAGGAGCAAAGTTCACGTTCATGGGCCGTTCTTTTTTATACGGTTGTGGAGCTTTGGGAACCAACGGGGGCGACCATACCATAAGCATGCTAAAAACACAGTTCAAACAAGTAATGGAGCAGTTGTGTTGTGAAAAGGTTGAAAACTTGCCGAAACATTTAATTAAACTTTCCTAA
- a CDS encoding sulfatase/phosphatase domain-containing protein: MRTKNWKYIQYTEGDIPAELYNLEKDPEETHNLINEAGSKVHVDRLQQLINGFLSKGE, encoded by the coding sequence ATTCGCACCAAAAATTGGAAATATATTCAATATACGGAGGGGGACATTCCAGCGGAATTGTACAATCTTGAGAAAGATCCTGAGGAAACCCATAACTTGATTAACGAAGCAGGTTCAAAAGTGCACGTTGATAGGTTGCAACAGCTCATAAATGGGTTTCTATCCAAAGGAGAATAA
- the lpcA gene encoding D-sedoheptulose 7-phosphate isomerase → MEHLKHNIKNEFLQARDVLEDFIGSDANFDTILEISKKMTEAFTRGNKVISCGNGGSHCDAMHFAEELTGRYRENRKPLPAIAISDPSHLSCVSNDYGYEHVFSRFVESLGSSGDILLGISASGNSQSIVEAFKTARTKGITTVLLSGKSGGKLKQLSDISVVVPYEGYADRIQEIHIKIIHSIIFSIEKMMNL, encoded by the coding sequence ATGGAGCATCTAAAGCATAATATAAAAAATGAATTTCTTCAAGCCCGGGACGTACTTGAAGATTTTATAGGTTCCGATGCCAATTTTGATACCATTTTAGAAATCTCCAAGAAAATGACAGAAGCCTTCACTCGTGGAAACAAGGTCATATCTTGCGGTAACGGGGGTTCCCATTGCGATGCAATGCATTTTGCGGAAGAACTTACGGGACGTTATCGCGAGAACCGTAAACCATTGCCGGCAATTGCCATTTCCGACCCAAGTCATTTATCGTGCGTTAGCAATGACTATGGATATGAACATGTTTTTTCCAGATTTGTGGAGAGTTTGGGGTCTTCTGGCGATATCCTCTTGGGAATAAGTGCCAGTGGTAATTCGCAAAGTATTGTCGAAGCATTTAAAACCGCACGAACCAAGGGTATAACCACTGTTTTGCTTTCTGGAAAGTCAGGCGGAAAATTGAAACAGCTATCGGATATTTCAGTGGTGGTTCCTTATGAAGGCTATGCGGATAGAATTCAGGAAATACATATTAAAATCATCCACTCGATTATCTTCAGTATCGAAAAAATGATGAATCTTTAG
- a CDS encoding ROK family protein, which produces MYFEIFELNGKHYNFSNDHMVKESKTGQVLCGIDLGGTKIEGIVLVENHNGFDVIERLRVPTEQQNGYEHILAQIEKLVGELKNKGGVTISKLGIGTPGTLDPTTNTLKNSNTVCLNGKSIKADLEKLLGFQVEIANDANCFALAEATMGSVPEAVPDANVVFGVIMGTGVGGGVVVNGRSIHGKHGIGGEWGHNFLDASGGECYCGRKGCVETIISGTGLERYYELQSGNRKNLKEIMMAYKRGNDEYAEQTVERLLDFFGKGIASIINILDPQAIVLGGGVGNIDLLYTEGVERVRKYIFNSTLETSFLKPKLGDSAGVFGAAMLTK; this is translated from the coding sequence ATGTATTTCGAGATTTTTGAACTGAACGGCAAGCACTATAATTTTTCAAACGACCACATGGTGAAAGAAAGCAAAACAGGGCAAGTTCTCTGCGGTATTGATTTAGGAGGTACCAAAATCGAAGGTATCGTGCTTGTTGAAAACCATAATGGTTTTGACGTAATCGAAAGACTTCGCGTACCAACGGAACAACAAAATGGGTACGAACATATCCTTGCTCAAATTGAAAAGCTGGTCGGTGAGCTGAAAAATAAAGGTGGTGTCACTATTTCAAAACTGGGTATCGGTACACCTGGTACGCTAGACCCTACAACAAATACCCTAAAAAATAGCAACACGGTCTGTTTGAACGGAAAATCGATAAAAGCGGATTTGGAAAAACTGCTTGGATTTCAAGTCGAAATCGCAAACGATGCCAATTGTTTTGCATTGGCGGAAGCCACAATGGGCTCCGTGCCGGAAGCTGTACCGGATGCCAATGTGGTTTTTGGGGTGATCATGGGAACGGGTGTTGGCGGCGGTGTGGTGGTCAACGGTAGGTCAATACATGGAAAACATGGTATCGGCGGAGAGTGGGGGCATAATTTTTTGGATGCTTCGGGCGGCGAATGTTATTGTGGGCGCAAAGGTTGTGTAGAGACTATAATCTCGGGAACAGGTCTGGAGCGCTATTACGAACTGCAAAGCGGAAATCGAAAGAATCTGAAAGAAATCATGATGGCCTATAAAAGAGGAAATGACGAATATGCCGAACAAACGGTTGAAAGGTTGTTGGATTTTTTTGGTAAAGGTATCGCTTCCATCATCAATATTCTCGATCCACAGGCCATAGTATTGGGCGGTGGTGTAGGCAATATCGATTTATTATATACAGAAGGTGTTGAACGTGTGCGGAAATACATTTTCAATAGTACATTGGAAACATCGTTTCTTAAACCCAAATTGGGCGATAGTGCCGGTGTCTTTGGGGCAGCAATGTTGACAAAATAA